From the Tripterygium wilfordii isolate XIE 37 chromosome 6, ASM1340144v1, whole genome shotgun sequence genome, one window contains:
- the LOC119999338 gene encoding uncharacterized protein LOC119999338, producing MNKWSQLVELDEVEIDYYYELKGHFFGFATPPVWQHEDSTQAARSERVSKDMANFRDYMNMQVPKPPTSKRKPENAATGVSNRSRGGTKKISDRAGASPIPDSGTSPAFELQILAKVLLQLLLPRKSPLLGWRTSMFPTREFSSLTLLAILGLQLVW from the exons ATGAATAAGTGGTCTCAGCTAGTTGAGCTAGATGAGGTAGAGATTGACTATTATTATGAACTTAAGGgacatttttttggttttgcgACTCCTCCTGTTTGGCAGCATGAAGATTCTACTCAGGCTGCTCGGTCTGAGAGAGTATCCAAAG ATATGGCCAACTTTCGGGATTACATGAATATGCAAGTGCCCAAGCCTCCAACATCGAAGAGGAAACCTGAGAATGCTGCTACTGGGGTGAGCAATAGGAGCAGAGgtgggacaaaaaaaatttctgacCGAGCTGGTGCTTCCCCGATTCCTGATTCTGGAACTTCTCCTGCTTTTGAGCTTCAAATCTTAGCTAAGGTACTCCTCCAACTCTTGCTCCCAAGAAAGTCGCCCCTACTCGGATGGCGGACCTCCATGTTCCCAACTAGGGAGTTCTCGTCTCTGACTTTGCTTGCAATCCTCGGATTGCAGTTAGTATGGTGA
- the LOC120000926 gene encoding AP2-like ethylene-responsive transcription factor At1g79700 — MEMTTAKFEISPKRHSLSPKEGDAVETKHVKRRRKNPFAAASSSNTQQVESQQQQQSPADQTTASTTTVKRSSRFRGVSRHRWTGRYEAHLWDKGSWNPTQRKKGKQVYLGAYDEEESAARAYDLAALKYWGPSTFTNFPVSEYEKEIEMMITMTKEEYLATLRRRSSGFSRGVSRFRGVARHHHNGRWEARIGRVFGNKYLYLGTYNTQEEAAQAYDVAAIEYRGINAVTNFELSTYIKWLRPGSSPLSQQEQKPNSETLQMATSSPPANQTPRKELTELPFFHSNPTRLDVLDAAPTRQDMFRGSSAVSPCARSSSPTALSLLLRSSIFKELVEKNSNATQEETEENYTKPPPQIGNGSHDNGVREVFYDQIGLTPFQSSSRDLFPGLESKEECRSPFHGRTVQSMWNLF; from the exons ATGGAGATGACAACTGCAAAATTTGAAATAAGCCCCAAAAGGCACTCGTTGTCCCCAAAAGAAGGCGACGCTGTGGAGACTAAGCATGTTAAGAGGAGGCGAAAAAACCCTTTTGCAGCTGCATCAAGCAGCAATACTCAACAAGTTGAatcacagcagcagcagcagtcgCCGGCTGACCAGACTACTGCTAGTACCACAACTGTTAAGAGAAGTTCTAGATTCCGGGGAGTCAGCAG ACATCGCTGGACTGGGCGATATGAAGCTCATTTATGGGATAAAGGGTCATGGAATCCAACGCAAAGGAAGAAGGGGAAACAAG TTTATCTTG GAGCTTATGATGAAGAGGAATCTGCTGCAAGAGCATATGATTTGGCTGCTCTCAAGTATTGGGGACCTTCTACTTTTACCAATTTTCCG GTATCTGAGTATGAGAAGGAAATTGAGATGATGATAACTATGACAAAAGAAGAATACTTGGCCACTTTAAGAAG GAGAAGCAGTGGTTTCTCAAGAGGAGTATCCAGATTTAGAGGAGTTGCAAG GCACCATCACAATGGAAGATGGGAAGCAAGGATAGGAAGAGTTTTCGGAAACAAATATCTGTACCTTGGAACTTACA ATACTCAGGAGGAGGCGGCTCAGGCGTACGATGTTGCTGCAATTGAATACAGAGGGATCAATGCAGTAACCAACTTTGAATTGAGCACATACATCAAATGGTTGAGACCAGGATCAAGTCCTCTTTCtcaacaagaacaaaaaccAAACTCAGAGACTCTGCAAATGGCAACCTCCTCGCCACCCGCTAATCAAACTCCGAGGAAGGAACTAACCGAGCTGCCATTTTTCCACTCTAATCCTACTAGACTAGACGTCTTAGATGCAGCTCCTACAAGACAAGACATGTTCCGGGGAAGTAGTGCTGTTAGCCCCTGTGCGAGATCGTCTTCTCCAACTGCACTTAGCCTGCTCCTAAGATCTTCAATATTTAAGGAGTTGGTTGAGAAGAACTCAAATGCCACACAAGAAGAAACTGAAGAGAATTACACAAAACCACCACCACAGATAGGCAACGGTAGCCATGATAACGGGGTTAGGGAGGTGTTTTATGATCAAATTGGGCTCACTCCTTTCCAAAGTAGTAGCAGGGATTTGTTTCCTGGTTTAGAGTCAAAGGAAGAGTGTAGATCGCCATTTCACGGCAGAACAGTGCAGTCCATGTGGAATTTGTTTTGA
- the LOC119999870 gene encoding uncharacterized protein LOC119999870 gives MFSVGSCLRAPALQWRHRNTRFLIFFHSKRNPSFIPRFVSSSSTNDDFKSNSMHKKKNQFNYDTSEELLGLEVDLKPRKAIPSATEPRSWFGPNGQYIRELPCPSCRGRGYTPCTECGLERSRSDCSLCSGKGIITCHQCSGDCVIWEESIDEQPWEKARSISPVKVKEDDEVDNLDMKVDLKKKSKRVYQSTSPEVGMKISRSLKSLNDKTGLFSKRMKIIHRDPKLHAQRVEAIKKAKGTAASRKRASEALKAFFSDPENRRMRSIAMKGVKFYCGNCGREGHRRFYCPEIKGSSIDRRFRCRLCGERGHNRRTCPKSQLNNQKNTVARHHRCKICRQSGHNCRTCPQVTGLKLVDSAVNQNFVTSEIESTFADPVDEKGTI, from the exons ATGTTTAGCGTTGGTTCGTGTCTTCGAGCTCCGGCACTCCAATGGCGGCACAGGAACACACGATTCTTGATATTTTTCCATTCCAAGAGAAATCCCAGCTTCATTCCTCGCTTCGTATCGTCCTCTTCGACAAACGATGATTTCAAGTCGAATTCAATGCATAAGAAGAAGAACCAG TTCAATTATGATACTTCGGAGGAGTTATTGGGTCTCGAGGTTGATCTAAAGCCAAG GAAAGCTATCCCTTCTGCAACAGAACCAAGGTCGTGGTTTGGTCCAAATGGTCAGTATATCAGAGAGCTTCCTTGCCCAAGTTGCAGGGGTAGAGGTTATACCCCATGTACAGAGTGTGGGTTAGAGAGATCTAGATCAGATTGTTCTCTCTGCAGTGGAAAG GGTATAATAACTTGTCATCAGTGCTCAGGAGATTGTGTCATATGGGAAGAGTCAATAGATGAGCAACCATGGGAGAAAGCTCGCTCAAT TTCGCCTGTCAAAGTGAAGGAAGATGATGAAGTAGACAATTTAGACATGAAGGTGGATTTGAAGAAGAAATCGAAGCGGGTGTATCAGTCAACTTCTCCTGAAGTTGGAATGAAGATTAGCCGATCATTAAAA AGTCTGAATGATAAAACGGGACTATTTAGTAAGAGAATGAAGATTATCCATCGCGATCCTAAGCTTCATGCGCAAAGGGTGGAAGCAATAAAG AAAGCAAAAGGAACTGCTGCATCTAGGAAGCGCGCTTCTGAGGCTTTAAAAGCTTTCTTTAGTGATCCAGAAAATCGCCGTATGAGGAGCATTGCAATGAAAG GGGTGAAGTTTTACTGCGGAAACTGTGGACGTGAAGGCCATAGGAGATTCTATTGTCCAGAAATCAAGGGTAGTTCAATAGATAGGCGGTTTAGGTGTCGGTTATGTGGAGAAAGAGGCCATAACAGAAGAACTTGCCCAAAGTCGCAGTTGAACAACCAGAAAAACACAGTTGCGAGGCATCACCGCTGCAAAATTTGTCGCCAAAGTGGACATAATTGCAGGACATGCCCCCAAGTCACTGGATTAAAATTGGTCGATAGTGCCGTGAATCAAAATTTCGTGACTTCAGAAATAGAATCTACTTTTGCTGATCCTGTAGACGAAAAGGGCACAATATGA